The segment GGTGCCGGCGGGGGAGCCGATGATGTAGCCCGGCATTCCCCGCTCGTCGATCTTGTGCGCCCAGAGCGGCTGGCCGCTCACCAGGTCGAGGCAGCCAAATCCATCGTCTGCGGCGAGATAGACCTTGTTATCCGAAACGGCGAGGTTGTTGACGTCGTCCAGCTTGCCGGGCGTCTTGCCCTTCCAGAGTGGGTTCTTTTTGAGATCTTTCTTCGTGGCGGCGCGCAGGTCGAAAGCCTTCAGATCGTCGTCTTCGGCGAGAACCAGGACGTGCTCCTCAATGCCGATGTGCTTGTCTTCGACGCTGTACTCCCAGAGGTCTGCGCCGCTGAACAGGTCGAGAGCGTGCACGTCTTCAACCTCTTGTTCGATGATTCGCCCTTCGTGAAGGTAGTACTTGATGTTCTGAGGGTCGTTGATCTCGCGGCGCCATCGTGTCTCACCGGTCAGCAGATCGAGGAGGTAGGCACCGCCGCTGGGCTTCGAGAGCTCGTCTGCGGCGTAACCTCCGAAGGGGACGAAGGACTTGAGCAGGGATGCGCCAATGGACTTGCCGATCGTCTTGCTGACGGAGATCGGGTCGATCGTCTTGAGAAAGAGAGAGTGCTTGTCGTAGATCGGGAGAACCAGCAGGGGGTCCTCGATGATGGCGCCGGCATTCCTCCAAATAACTTCACCGGTAAACTGATCGATCGCCATGGTCAGGCCGACCTTCTTCTCTTCCCCTTTGGCAGGCGGAGCGCCGGGGTTCTGGACGCCAAGGAAGACAATGATGCTGGTCTGGACGACCTCCAGGAGGGAGTCTAGCTCCGCGACGATGGGAAGTTCCCAGATCCGCTCGCCAGATCCGCCTTCCATGCCGACGACTCGCGACGAGAGGCCGACCACGACAACGCCGAGGCTCGTGCTGTGGAACCAACGGACCTCTTCGCCGAAGTCCTGTTCCCACACCTGTTGCCCGGCTTCGATCGCGGGCGGAACTACGGGAAGCTCGACCTCGGTGGCCTCGAGAGTGGCGGGCGGAATGTCGATCGGCGTGCCGAGAACGCTCTCGGCGCCCGCCGCGGAAGGATCCGGCAGGCTCTTGGCCGCAGGGTCTGTGGCTGCCGCTTCGGAGGGCACCTCCGGGGAGGGTGCGCTTGGCGGATCCTGGGCAGCCAGGCCAGGAGGAAGCGTTAGTGCCATAGCCACGAGAGCGAGATGAGCACCCAGGCGGGTGAACGGTCCGAACGAGCTCTTCCGCCATGAACCGAGCCAATCACGAGTAGCGGGTCCGGCCAGGAGTTGCCGATGAGCGTTCATGGAAGGCTCCCAGAAGCAGCAATAAATGATGCGAGTTAGTCGTAGGGACGGAGGATCGTGACCCGCCGGCTCTTTTCCCGGTTCTCTACACCCCTGTTGAGTACCGGTACCTCAGAGCCTCGGCCGGTCGGCTCGAGAGCGACGCTGACCTTTGCCTTCTGAAGGAAGGCGAGTACCGCGGCGGCTCGGGCGCGAGAAAGAGCTACGTTGTGAGGCTGAGAACCCTCGCTGCTCGAGTGCCCCTCGATGATGTAGCGCTCACCGCTCGAAGCCCGGCGAAGCGCTTTCGCGAGCTGATCGAGCTGGCTGGTCGACAGGGGCAATAGCTTGTCGGAGTCGACATCGAACAGGACGGTCAGGTTGATTCCGAAGCCTTTCGCGCCCACGAAGTTCTCATCGGTCGGCTTGCCGGCGAGGGCCTTGGGTCGAACGGACTTGCTGCCAATCTGGAGCTGCGAGGTGATCTCTTCGTCCGATTTGAAGGCGAACTGCGTCGCGCCGTCGGTTTCCCGGACGGTCTGGGGAGCGAACTGCGCCTCGATCACCTTCTGGTCTTCTGGGCTCTCCGCGAGGACCAGAGCCGACTGAAGGTAGATCTCGGCGCCCTCGGCGTCGCCCTCCGCACGCGCGACTCTTGCCAGGCCGATCAGCGGCTGCGGATCGCCAGCGCGCAGCGCCAAAGCTGTCCGATAGGACAACGAGGCGGGCTCGAGCTGGCCGAGCCGCTCCTGGGCTTCCCCGAGAGCAAGATGGGCGGCGGGGCTGCGAGCGCAGTTCAGGACCAGACTGCGCGCGCGAGCCTCATGGTCGGTCGGAGCTAGAGCTCGTAGGTCCCAGGCTGCGGCTGCGATGGCGGCCTCGCCGCAGTCGAGCGGCGCATCTGCTCGAGCCTGGAGCGCCCCGACGGAAAGCGTCAGGAAAGGCACAACGAGAGCAGCGCTGGTCAAGTCGGTTCTTGAGAATCGCGGCATGAAGCGGACAAAAGCAAGCACCGCGCCAGGAGAGTTGGGCTGCCTCTTTCCACCTTCCGGAGATCGAGGCGGTGGCCGTGCTTGCCCCAGGGAATCGAGTACTCGCAAGGTCTCGCGGTTCGGGTTTTCGGGTTTCGGGCACCAGGGCATCGAGCCGCGGGGGACTCGCTGCTCGGGAGCGCTTAGCGAGTGCGCGCCGACTGCCAAGTAGATGCGCGCGGAGTGAAGGTAGTGAGCGGCGCCCCATCGGCAGTTTCCAGTTGTTGCGCACCACTCATGGATGGTCGCCGTCTTGCAGCCCGGAGATCGGGAGGGGTCAGGCATGGCTTCGAATCTCCAGGCTGGAAAGCCGAAGGTCGAGATCGCCAGAGCTAGCCATCGATCGCGTCGAACAGAGCTGAGAGGGGGATCGCAGTGAGTCGAGAATTGAGCCGAATCCTATCGACGGTTGGAGGGATCTTTCTGGCGAGCTGCACGGTGTTGCGCGCATCGTCGCCTCCTCCCCCAGTGACCATCAAGGGCTGCCCCGCCGCGCGGACGCTTCTCGCGACCTTGGTCGAAGTTCAATGGGGCGTTCCGGCGAGTGGTCCGATCGAGTTTCGCTACAAGCTGGATGTCCCAGGCGACTGGATGGGCGGCCTCGCCTATGCGATGAACAAGTGGTCCGATTGGGAGTCGACGCAGTCGGTCAGCTACAGGAACTTCGTCGTCGAAGGCGCCTACCGGTTCACAGTGCAATCGCGATGGAGCGGATCGACCGAGTCCGCGGAGGCTACTTGCAGCTGGCAGATCTACTGGGAGTATCCCGAGATCCGCGAAGCCGCGATGACCATCGACTGGAACCGAGTGAACGCTGCTCCTGACAAACGGGAGCGCTATCGCCTCCTGGCTGAGGAGTACGGCCGGCAGTCGGAGATGGCTTTGCGCGAGTTCGATTACGAGGTTCGCATGTTGAAGCTCACGACCTCGCCGCGAGAGTTGGTCGACACTGTGGCCGGCGCCGTCACGGAGCAGGGTAACGGCATGCTCCTGGAGTGGGCGGATCGTTCAACGGCAGCGGTCGCAGGCAAACTGCTCCTGCCCAAGACGATCTACGAAATTGTGCGCCAGGGCGCCGTGGACGTAGCTCTCGTCTATCGCAACGCCAGGGCCAACGCGGCCTGCTCGAAAGCAGTGGTGGCGGCCTATGCCGAGCGTTTCTATCGCGAGCTGGCCAGCCGCTGAGCCTGAGACCTCGCGGTCGACCCCCGGCGCGCTCAGGTCATGGCGCAGGAATGGACGCCCGTCTTTGGTCTCGGGTTTGCCATGGAGAGTCGGAACCTGTTGGTGCGGGTAGCTCGCGCGCGGCTCAGGCAAAACAAAAGGAGGCAGTATGGCGCGGTCGTTCGTTGCGAAGCTAGCACTCGGAGCGGTGCTGTCGACCCTCGCGGCACAGCCACTCCGAAGTGATGTCTTCAAGGATCTGCTCAAGGGCCTTGAGAACTCCGCCAAACAGGAGCTGCAGCGTCAGGTCGAGGCCGTGCGCACCGAGGCGGCGACGAGCGCTCAGGTCGCTTCGTTCGACTACACCCTGCGACCCTCGCTCCTGGTTCGCACTTCGGACGGGAGGAGGTTTCAGCTGCGCGCCCTGAACTTCGCTGCGAGCAGAGACTTGACCAGTCCGCTCGCCATGGCGACCCGGGCGGACTTTCGCTATCTCGGCGGCCAGACCTACGATGTCTCCTTCGCCTTGCGCTCGATCCAGCCTGTCTCGGGCAGCTTCGTGGCTGGAGTTCTCGCAGGAGCGGCGAACGACTACGCCGAGAAGAACCTCTCGCGGGTGCGCTCCGACATTTCGGCCCTTCTCGGGCGCGCCCTGGACGGCAGCGACTGGGTTTTGCCGCTCGACAACTGCCGTATCGACTCGATAGAAGTGCTCGAAGGGGAAACGACGCCTCCGCCCGCGATGGAGGTGGCCAAGGCCGAAGCACCTACCAGCCACAGCGAGGAGGCCCCCCCAGCGCCGCGCCAGGCTCCGACTCCTGCTGCGCCTCCGGCACCGACGCCTGGGCCTCCTCCAGCCGTCGACGAAGTGCCCCGGCCTGCAGCCCACGTTGACCCCGCACCTACGCAAGTTGCAGCTCCTCCCCCCGTTCTGCTCCCCCGCGCGCGGCTGCGAAGCGTGGACGGGAGTTTCGCCACCTGCAACGTCGACCCGGGCTTCGACCTGAAATCTGGCATGACGGTCGTCGTGATCCGAGGTGGAACCCGGGTGGGGAAGGCGATTGTCATCGATCGACGAACCGGGGAGGCAGATCTCGAGATCACCGAGAGCTTCGCAGGGCGGGACCCTCAGGTCGGAGATCTCATTCGAGTCGAGGGGCGGTGACGGCTTCGACATGCCGGGTGTTTTCGAACGTCCTGCGCTGGTCAGTGTGGAAGACCTTGGGCGTCGGGTCTCAAGTCCGGGACGCGGGGGCAGAGGTGTCGGAGTGTGACCTCGTCGAGCGCCCGGCCAGGCCTATGCTGTCGCTTCGCGGAGGCAGGTTCCGTAGACGGAAGTGAGGCGCAGCTCGAGCGTCAGAGCTTCAAGCGCTTCATCTTGAGCGCCAGCCCGTTGCGGGTTATTCCGAGAATCTGGGCCGCCTTCGACTTGTTGCCTTGCGCGGATCGGAGGGCTTCGGCGATCGCTTCTCGCTCGACGGCGTCGACTCGGCCGTGAAGGGCGCCGTGGGCCTGGGCGTTGTCGAGGTGCGGCGCTTGGGGGGCAGGCGCAGCGGCGGGCTCGATGTGCTGTACGGGTGACTTTGTGTGCTCGACCGAGTACTTCACCGGCCCGAAGTGATCTTCCTGCAGATGCCCGCCATCCGTCGCCAGTAGCACCGCGCGATCGACTTCGTTCTTCAATTCCCGCACATTCCCCGGCCACTCGTAGGCAGTGAGGAGGTCGAGGGCTTTGCGGCTGACGCCGTGGATCTCTTTCTGGTAGCGCTGGGCGGCTTCGTGGGCGAAGGCCAGGACTAAGGCCGGGAGGTCCTCCTTGCGCTCGCGCAGGGGCGGGAGATGGAACTGGAGGCCTTTCAGGCGGTAGTAGAGATCGGCGCGGAAGGTGCCGGCTTCGACGCGTTGGGCGAGGTTCTGGTTGCTGGCGGAGATGACGCGGACGTGGATCTTCTTCGGGTGGTGGGCGCCGACGGGGAGGACTTCGCGCTCCTGGAGGACGCGGAGGAGCTTCGCCTGCAGGCGCTCGGCCATGTCGCCGATCTCGTCGAGGAAGACGGTGCCGCCTTCGGCTTTGGCGAAGAGGCCGGGGCGGGGATCGACGCCGGTCGCGACTCTCGCCTCGACGCCGAAGAGCTCGGCTTCGAGGAGCTCGGCGGGGATCGCGGCGCAGTTGATGGCGAGGAACGGGCCTTTCGCCGAGTGCCCCGAGGCGTGGACGAGCTTCGCGATCAGCTCTTTGCCGGTGCCGGTTTCGCCGAGGAGGAGGACATCCATTGTGCTCTGCACCGTCGCGCGCAGGTGGTGGAACAGCTTCTCCATCGCGACCGAGCCGCCGTGGACCAGCTCGGGCGGGAAGCGCAGCGGATCGGAGCCCATCCCGCCATTCGCGCCGATCGCGACCGCCGCGCCGCGGCGCGCGGGGGTGGGTGGGGCGGCGGGTTTGCGGTGGGCGGGCACGAGCTTTTCCGCCAGGTAGTCGAAGAAATCGAGCTTCCACCCGGCGGGCTTGCCGGAGTGGGGAGGCAAGACCGCTGCCAGGACGACGTCGTGCGGCTTCCTGGGGAGACGCCGGGCGAGGGCGAGACGGTTCTCGACGAGCGCGACGAGGGGCAGGCCGTCGCCGGGCGCGGAGATCGATTCGAGGAGGACCGGACAGAGCGGGGCGCCGGCGTGGACCGGGCCCGCGATCGCCTCGATCGCCGGCTCGGCGTGGTCGCCTTGCGGTGAGTACACCAGCAGCAGCTCCGCGCCCAGCGTCTGGCGGGCGCGCTCCATGAGGTCGGAGGTCGTGGCGCTGCCGAGCTCGAGGCGCGATGACGTCTCGATGCGGCGCACCAGCGCGAGGGCGCTTCCGGGGGTGCCGTAGCCGCCGGTTTCGAAGAGTGGATCGGTGTCGCTCGACCGCGGGGCGCCGGGGCGGGTTCGGCCCTTCGGCGGCGGCAGGATGAGCGTGATGTCGGCGTCCGAGGAGGAGACCTCCTCGAGCCCGACAGAGGCCTTGCCGATCTGCAGCGTCTCACCGGGGAGGAGGAGGAGCTCGGCGTGGCGCTGGTCGCCGCGCAGCAGGCCGTTCTTCGAGCCGAGGTCCGAGATCCAGAGGCCGCCCGGGCGGGAGACGAACTGCGCATGGCGACGCGAGATGCCCGGGAAGGGGACGACGAAGTCGTTCTCCTTCGCGGCGCCGAGAGTGGCCACTTCGGACGGCGGTGAGAAGAAGAGCGCCTGGTTCGCGTAGCGAACGGCGATGCGCAGCATGTGGATGTTCCTCACGCAGGATTTTGGCAGCAGTCGGCGGAGGGTGGCAATCACCCGAAAAGGTGGCGAGCGAGGGAACGAACGAGAAGGGAAAAGCGAACAGGATCGTTGGAAAAAGGGAAGAGAATCTTCGCAGGGGTGGACGTGGTGGTTGGGTATGCCGTGGTGCGGGGGCTCGGGCGCGGCGACGGCCCTCTGTCCGTCAGGGTTCAGCGAGCGGATCGAACACGCGATCGAAACCCAAGCCCTGAAAAGCGCCGACGTTGCGCGTCGCGAGCTCGGTGACTCCCTGGCGGACGAGCGACACGCCGATCCTGGCGTCGAAGATCCTGCGGCGACCGAAGCCGGGTTCAGCGGCCTTCTTCCAGATCGTCGCCATGACTCCCTCGGGTGCATCGAGCAGGCGCCAGCGCGGATTCGTCCGCAGGGTCTCGATCAGGGCGACCGCCTGGGCAGCTGCGAGCGGGCGGGCCGCGATCGCCGGATTCCTGACCAGAACGTAGAGCTCCATCAGCACCAGCTCCGAGATCGCGACGTCTCCGTCGAGCGCCGTGATCCAGAGCTTGGCTGCCGTGTGATCGCGATGCGACGGTTCGAGCGCCGGGAAGAGGAGATTGGTGTCGAACGCGATCATCGCGGCTTCCTGGGCCGAGCGGCCTCCTTCGATGCGGCCGGTTCGTGGACGTAAGACGGACTGTCGTAGAGCGAAGCTCGCCAATCCGGATCCGTAAACGGATCGGTCTGCAGGCCGAGGTCGAGCTGCGGCAGCTTCCAATGGGCCGGCGGCTCAGCGCGCGGCGGGAAGGACGGGACGACCCCCTCGAGCCCTCGCCGAACGACATCGGCGAAACTCATCTCGTACTCGGCTGCAATCCGTTTCGCCTCCCGGTAGAGATGATCCGGGATCTGAATCTGGGTCTTGATCATGCTGGCATTTTGCCATGTGGGCTATTCGCCAGCAATCTGGAGGCCGCGAGAGGGAACTCGATCAGGTCCGGGACGCGATCGATGCGTTTCGCTTCGCTCGACGCATCCTACATTTGGATATTTGGGGTGAGGGGTCAGGGGGTCAGAGCGGCGAGGCGGTCTTCGAGGATCGCCAGGTGGACGCGGTAGGTGGGGTCGGTGCGCTGCAGGCGACGGGCGTCCTCGGCGGCGGCTCGCAACCGTGGCAAGGCCTCGCGGGAACTCCCGTTCTGGGCGAGGAGGTGGCCTGCGAGGCCGTCGAAGAGCGGCCCGTACTCCGAAACCGCCGAACGCCCCGCGCGGAGCTCGGCGAGAAGCATCGCGGGGTCCTCTCCGCTCGCCAGGCGGAGCTCGTACCACCAGTAGCGGTGCAGGTCCTGGAAGCCGCTGGCAGCGAATACCACATCCGGACGAGGTGGCCGGCCGGCACGCCATTCGACGAAGGCGCGTTCGGGAGCGGCCTCCTGATTGGGATAGGCCTGCGCGAACCGGTCGAGCTCGGTGAGTGCCTGTTGCCATTGCCCGCGCTCGCCGAGAACGAGAATGAGGCCGCGCAGCGTGAAGATCCGCGAACGCCCGAGAGTCAGCGAAGCTCCGGCCCCCAGCCCGCGCCGGTACCAGGCGGCCGCGAGGTCGAGCTGACCCTGGGAGTGCAGGTAGCGCGCCGCATCGAAGGCGATCTCCGGCGCGTTGTGCGAGGAGGACCAGAGCGCGTCGTAGCGCGCCAGGGCCTTGGCCGTCTCACCCCCCTCGAGGAGGGCCTGGGCACGCAGGCGCTCGAGCCACTCCTCGAGCGCCGGTACTCCGGCGGCGCGCGCCGCGCCGGCAGCCTGTTCGAGCTCGACGACGGCGAGTCCGGCGTCGCCGGCGGCGAGCAGGCGCGCGCCTTCGCGCATGCCCTTCCAGGCCGCGTCGCGCAGCTGCCGACGGCGAGCCGGTGCGAGCCCGGAAGGGAGGTCGACCAGGAAGCCGTCGAAGTCGAGCACGAGCGGGCCGGAGCCGTCCTGCTTCTGCAGCGAAAGCTGGCGCCGGATCGGATCGATGCTGATCGCGAACTGATCGACGAAACGCTGGTTCGAGGGCAGCAACGAGTACCAGTAGAGAGGCTGGAGGGAACCGCCGATGTCCGCGAGGTCCGGAGCGTAGACCGCGCTCCCGGAGCGCCGGTCCAGGGTTGGATCGTCGAGCGGCGGATCGATCCGCACCGCGGCGATGCCGGCACTCCACCCCATCCGGTTGTTGATCCCCAGCAGGAGGACCTCGTCGCGTCCGTCACCGTCGAGATCGGTGGCGCCGGCGAAGCGATGGTGACCTGCGCTCACGAGGAGAGTGCGTGAGCGGCGCAGGCGGGGCTCGTAGAGCACGACATAGCCAGGGTAGTAGGGATCGTGAGTGAAGCTGAGGACCAGCTCGTCGATGCCGTCGCGGTCCAGGTCACAGCGATTGATCGTGAAGCCATAGGTATCCGAGAACTCGACGAACTGGAGGGCCGACGAAGGGACCAGGACCTCCTCGATCTTCGCCCCCGATTGCGGATCGAGGAAGTGAAGAATGCTGGTGGAGCGGTTGAGCGGCTCGAACGCCCCGCCGAGGAAGGCTGCCAGCCGCAGATCGCCGCCGGCCGCGCGGAAGGGCACGAAGTTCCCCTGCGGACGAATATCGTCCCGCTGCCAGAGGGTCCGCCCGCTGCGGTCGACGGCCCGCACTCCGGTATTGCCATCCACCACCATGTGGGAGAAGCGCGCGGCGTTGTACTGGCGAACCCAGAAGCTCGTCGCCGCCAGGCCGAGCGCGGCGAGCGTCGCTGCCAGCCAGAGGCCTCGGCGCGGGCGAAAGCGCGAGCGGACCCTGCGGGATTCGAGGTCGGCGAGCACGGCGGCGGCGGAAGAGTAGCGCTGCAACGGATCCCGCTCGAGCAGGCGCCGGACGACGGCGGCGAGCCAGGCGGGGGTGTCGGCGCGGAGGTCGGCGAGGTCCGGTGTCGCGTCCTGGCGCAGCCGTTCGAGGAGCGACCCCAGCGACGACTGGGTGACGAACGGCAGCCGCCCGGCGACCATCTCGAACAGCACGACGCCCAGCGAGTAGAGGTCCGAGCGCGCGTCGACCGGCTGGCCGAGAGCCTGCTCGGGCGAGAGGTACTCGAGCGTGCCGAGGACCGATTCGTGGGTCGTGGCGCGGGTCTCGTCGCGCTCGAGATGGAGTGCCAAGCCGAAGTCGGAGAGCTTCACCTCGTCGTCCGCGGTCAAGAGAAGGTTGCCCGGCTTGATGTCGCGATGGAGGATGCCCATCGTGTGCAGGGTGGCGAGCCCTTCGAGCGCCTGCGACGCCCACTTCACGGCGTCGTCAATGGCCACCGGATTCGCCGAGGAATGGCGCGTCAGGCGATCGCCGAGCGAGCCCCCTTCGACGATCTCCATGGTGAGGAAGACGGTTTCGCCGGCCTCCTCGATGTCGAAGACCCGGACGATGCGCGGATGGACGACGTCGCGGGCGATCGCAGCCTCGCGCCGCAGGCGCAGGAGCGCCCCAGGCGAGAGCCGGTCGCGGCGCAGGACTTTGAGCGCGACTTCGCGCTTCAGGAAGCGGTCGAAGGCGCGGTAGACCACCGCATACCCGCCGGTGCCGAGGACCTCGCGCACCTCGAAGCGGTTGGCGAGCTCGGTGCCGCCGGCGAGGAGCTCGATGCGTCCGGGCGGCCTCTCGCCGCCCGGTCCGACGCTCTCCGTGCGTGGGTTCTGGCTCATCGCATCGTTCGTACAGCCGGTGTTGCCGGCGCCGTGGTTAAGATGCGACGAAGTCTAGCTGGGAAACGAGGGACTCCACCCGACCGGCGGGGTGGGCCGGGCGGGCGGAGGGTTGGAGGGGAGCGGCCAAGGCCGTTCGTTCTCCGGGTCGTTCCGGGGGTGGCTGTTCAGGCGGCGATCGATGCGTTTCGCTGGGCTCAACGCATCCTACGATTCGCAGCCCGCGATTCGCGGGCGGCGGTCAGCGCAGCGAGATGTGGACGTTGCTGTCTTCGTCCTGGACGCGGATGGAGAAGGTCCCGGCCTCGAGGGCGCGATCGATCTCCCTACGCGACAGGTCCTCGCCGCCGAGGACGCAGCGGGCGAGTGACCAGGGGAGAGTGAGATCGACTGTGTCGCCGTCTTCTTCGCGGATCTTCATCTCGAGGAGCTTGCCGGCGCGCCGGGCGTCGATCCGCTTTTCGTCGTCCCAGATGCTGCCGCGCGTGCCGTCGCCGCCGCGATCGAGGGTGAGGTAGAGGGAGCGCATCTTGGGATCGTCGTCGTGGTCGTCGCACTCGATGTCGATCGGCGTCATCGCGCGGACGATGCCGTTGAGGAGGCCGCCGCCGAAGGTCATGTGGAGGTCCTCGCCCTCTTCGCTGTCGATATCGATCCGGAGCGTCGGGCTGTCGGCCAGCGCCGGAACGGGCGCGAGGGCGAAAGGCAGGGTCAGCAGGGCGGCGACGAGCAGGGGGCGGGTGCGCATGGTCGAATCCTCCGAGAAATGCTCCTGAGGATCCCTACGGCAGTTGGGGGCGGCGAGTTTCGAAACGGCTCGAGCCCGGGACAGGGGATTGCTCGGGGTCCTGTCTGGCCCGCTTCCTAGCGGTTCCGGGGACACATAGCGGCTTCAGCGCCCGTGGGCCGCCTGAGCTCCCGAGCGGCCGCAATATGTCCCCAACTTTCGCCAGCCACCCCTCGTCGGTACAGCAGCGAGAGAAGCTCCTACCTCCGCTTCACCGCGACGCGAGTGCCGGAGCACGCGACCACCGCCGTGACGTCAGTGGTCGACGGGGTGCCCGATCTTTGCGACCAGGTCGGCGAAGTAGCGATCGAGGTCGGCCTGGGTGCGGGCTTCGACCACCAGGCGGAGGAGCGGCTCGGTGTTCGACGGCCGGACGTTGAACCACCAGTCGGGAAACTGCACGGTGATGCCGTCCAACCAGTCGACCTCGCCTTCGGGGTACGCTGCCGCGAGCTGGCGCATCTTGCCGGCCTTGTCCTCGACCTCGAAATTGGTCTCGGGGCTCTTGGCGTAGCGCAGGAGCGGCGCCACGAGCTCGGACATCTTCTTCCCGGAATGCCAGAGGAGATTGAGGACCTCGACGACCGCGAGGATCGCGCAGTCGGCATAGAAGTTGTCGCGGAAGTAGTAGTGACCGGCGAGCTCGCCGCCGAAGATCCCGTGATTGCCGCGCATGGTTGCCTTGATGAACGAGTGGCCGACGCGCTCGCGCACCGGCACGCCGCCGTGCTCGCGGATCCACTCGGCGACGGCGCGCGACGAGCGCAGGTCGTAGGTCACATGTTTGCCCGGCTCGCGCTCGAGGAGCTCGCCGGCGATGAGCGCCGTCGTCAGATCGCTGCCGACCGGTTCGCCCTTCTCGTCGATGAACGCCGCGCGATCGAAATCGCCGTCGCACGAGATCCCGAGATCGGCGCCGACTTCGCGCACCTTGGCCTGCAGGTCGCGGAGGTTCTCGAGCTTGAGCGGATTCGCCTCGTGATTCGGGAACGATCCGTCGAGCTCGAAGTAGAGCGGCACGAGCTCGATCCCGAGGGCATCCCAGATCGCGCGGTCGACGACCGCCATGCCGTTCGAGGCGTCGACGACCACCTTCAGACGGCGAGCGGTCGCGGAGCCCGCGGCTGGTCGCAGAAACGACAGCACGTGCTGCGCATATGCGGCCGAGACGTCGGCGGTCGAGACCGTTCCGGGCCGGGTCGAAGCCGGGAGCTCGTTGTTCTTGACCAACTTCTCGAGCAGCGCGATGCCGTGATCGCCGGAGACCGGCCGCGCCTCGTGCTTGCTGAACTTGAGCCCGTTGTATTGCGCCGGGTTGTGCGACGCTGTGACCTGCGCGCCGCCCGCCGTCTTCAGATGGCCGATGGCGAAGTAGTTCATCGGCGTGGTGGCGAGACCGATGTCGATGACATCGAGGCCGGCCGCAGTCAGCCCCTCGATGAGCGCCCGCGCGAGCGGCACCGACGACGGCCGCATGTCGCGCGACACCACGACGCTGTTGGAATTCGCGAGATCGTCCTCGTCGAGGACAGTGCGGAACGCTTGCCCGATCTTGCGGGCCGTGCTCTCGTCGAGCTCCGTCGGATAGATGCCGCGGACGTCGTATGCCTTGAAGATGCCTGCCATAAGTCCTCGCTCGGGTTCAGTCGTGGAGCTCCAAGCCTATCAGCGGGGGATCAGGGA is part of the Thermoanaerobaculia bacterium genome and harbors:
- a CDS encoding PQQ-binding-like beta-propeller repeat protein; translated protein: MPSEAAATDPAAKSLPDPSAAGAESVLGTPIDIPPATLEATEVELPVVPPAIEAGQQVWEQDFGEEVRWFHSTSLGVVVVGLSSRVVGMEGGSGERIWELPIVAELDSLLEVVQTSIIVFLGVQNPGAPPAKGEEKKVGLTMAIDQFTGEVIWRNAGAIIEDPLLVLPIYDKHSLFLKTIDPISVSKTIGKSIGASLLKSFVPFGGYAADELSKPSGGAYLLDLLTGETRWRREINDPQNIKYYLHEGRIIEQEVEDVHALDLFSGADLWEYSVEDKHIGIEEHVLVLAEDDDLKAFDLRAATKKDLKKNPLWKGKTPGKLDDVNNLAVSDNKVYLAADDGFGCLDLVSGQPLWAHKIDERGMPGYIIGSPAGTRAIGTLYQWGNPAFVRMVVIDTSTGLEIARYPQERTDKGKPTFASVDRNHRVRWLDEDRVLIESDDEDVAYSLTGSGLERVWSRAKPRPPVYPEDLELAAELKKKQRKIAIAMAIGGLVLAVGAGEVGSKIAQDILLVGGSVAIVAGLALLADSARTPEAIASGLPQNYGKRALDRYQARQRLIDPFVRVDIVQTGDGKGHAIQRVDLRTGELLDEMRLPSQGRIEADVAFSLVYQRPSEKRTSLRAHAVAGFSSQTLADFAVLTTGG
- a CDS encoding OmpA family protein; protein product: MSYRTALALRAGDPQPLIGLARVARAEGDAEGAEIYLQSALVLAESPEDQKVIEAQFAPQTVRETDGATQFAFKSDEEITSQLQIGSKSVRPKALAGKPTDENFVGAKGFGINLTVLFDVDSDKLLPLSTSQLDQLAKALRRASSGERYIIEGHSSSEGSQPHNVALSRARAAAVLAFLQKAKVSVALEPTGRGSEVPVLNRGVENREKSRRVTILRPYD
- a CDS encoding sigma 54-interacting transcriptional regulator, translating into MRNIHMLRIAVRYANQALFFSPPSEVATLGAAKENDFVVPFPGISRRHAQFVSRPGGLWISDLGSKNGLLRGDQRHAELLLLPGETLQIGKASVGLEEVSSSDADITLILPPPKGRTRPGAPRSSDTDPLFETGGYGTPGSALALVRRIETSSRLELGSATTSDLMERARQTLGAELLLVYSPQGDHAEPAIEAIAGPVHAGAPLCPVLLESISAPGDGLPLVALVENRLALARRLPRKPHDVVLAAVLPPHSGKPAGWKLDFFDYLAEKLVPAHRKPAAPPTPARRGAAVAIGANGGMGSDPLRFPPELVHGGSVAMEKLFHHLRATVQSTMDVLLLGETGTGKELIAKLVHASGHSAKGPFLAINCAAIPAELLEAELFGVEARVATGVDPRPGLFAKAEGGTVFLDEIGDMAERLQAKLLRVLQEREVLPVGAHHPKKIHVRVISASNQNLAQRVEAGTFRADLYYRLKGLQFHLPPLRERKEDLPALVLAFAHEAAQRYQKEIHGVSRKALDLLTAYEWPGNVRELKNEVDRAVLLATDGGHLQEDHFGPVKYSVEHTKSPVQHIEPAAAPAPQAPHLDNAQAHGALHGRVDAVEREAIAEALRSAQGNKSKAAQILGITRNGLALKMKRLKL
- a CDS encoding PIN domain-containing protein; translated protein: MIAFDTNLLFPALEPSHRDHTAAKLWITALDGDVAISELVLMELYVLVRNPAIAARPLAAAQAVALIETLRTNPRWRLLDAPEGVMATIWKKAAEPGFGRRRIFDARIGVSLVRQGVTELATRNVGAFQGLGFDRVFDPLAEP
- a CDS encoding antitoxin; the protein is MIKTQIQIPDHLYREAKRIAAEYEMSFADVVRRGLEGVVPSFPPRAEPPAHWKLPQLDLGLQTDPFTDPDWRASLYDSPSYVHEPAASKEAARPRKPR
- a CDS encoding serine/threonine protein kinase, yielding MSQNPRTESVGPGGERPPGRIELLAGGTELANRFEVREVLGTGGYAVVYRAFDRFLKREVALKVLRRDRLSPGALLRLRREAAIARDVVHPRIVRVFDIEEAGETVFLTMEIVEGGSLGDRLTRHSSANPVAIDDAVKWASQALEGLATLHTMGILHRDIKPGNLLLTADDEVKLSDFGLALHLERDETRATTHESVLGTLEYLSPEQALGQPVDARSDLYSLGVVLFEMVAGRLPFVTQSSLGSLLERLRQDATPDLADLRADTPAWLAAVVRRLLERDPLQRYSSAAAVLADLESRRVRSRFRPRRGLWLAATLAALGLAATSFWVRQYNAARFSHMVVDGNTGVRAVDRSGRTLWQRDDIRPQGNFVPFRAAGGDLRLAAFLGGAFEPLNRSTSILHFLDPQSGAKIEEVLVPSSALQFVEFSDTYGFTINRCDLDRDGIDELVLSFTHDPYYPGYVVLYEPRLRRSRTLLVSAGHHRFAGATDLDGDGRDEVLLLGINNRMGWSAGIAAVRIDPPLDDPTLDRRSGSAVYAPDLADIGGSLQPLYWYSLLPSNQRFVDQFAISIDPIRRQLSLQKQDGSGPLVLDFDGFLVDLPSGLAPARRRQLRDAAWKGMREGARLLAAGDAGLAVVELEQAAGAARAAGVPALEEWLERLRAQALLEGGETAKALARYDALWSSSHNAPEIAFDAARYLHSQGQLDLAAAWYRRGLGAGASLTLGRSRIFTLRGLILVLGERGQWQQALTELDRFAQAYPNQEAAPERAFVEWRAGRPPRPDVVFAASGFQDLHRYWWYELRLASGEDPAMLLAELRAGRSAVSEYGPLFDGLAGHLLAQNGSSREALPRLRAAAEDARRLQRTDPTYRVHLAILEDRLAALTP